A region of Dioscorea cayenensis subsp. rotundata cultivar TDr96_F1 unplaced genomic scaffold, TDr96_F1_v2_PseudoChromosome.rev07_lg8_w22 25.fasta BLBR01002168.1, whole genome shotgun sequence DNA encodes the following proteins:
- the LOC120257527 gene encoding endoplasmic reticulum oxidoreductin-1-like: MGDVEVKGRNGGGGGGRRWVWAVGALIAVLLATAVTSRTSPKIPLFGFNGKPCDCSGSSKYTGIVEDCCCDYETVDSINEEVLHPILQELVTTPFFRYFKVKLWCDCPFWPDDGMCRLRDCSVCECPENEFPEPFKKPFHGLPSDDLICQEGKPQAAVDRTLDSKAFRGWVEIDNPWTYDDETDNAEMTYVNLQLNPERYTGYVGPSARRIWDAIYTENCPKYPTGDFCPEKRVLYKLISGLHSSISVHIASDYLLDEATNLWGQNLELLYERVLRHPDHVKNLYFTFLFVLRAVTKAADYLEQAEYDTGNSEEDLKTHSLVRQLLYNPKLRAACPLPFDEAKLWQGESGPELKQEIQKQFRNISALMDCVGCEKCRLWGKLQVLGLGTALKILFSVDGQNQLNQPLQLQRNEVIALGNLLNRLSESIQFVRETGPAAEKIMERQVSSPSSRSIL, translated from the exons ATGGGCGATGTGGAGGTCAAGGGACGAAATGGGGGTGGAGGTGGGGGTCGAAGGTGGGTTTGGGCTGTGGGGGCGCTGATTGCGGTGCTTCTGGCCACGGCGGTGACTTCTAGGACATCACCCAAGATCCCGCTTTTTGGGTTTAATGGAAAGCCCTGCGATTGCTCG GGTTCGAGTAAGTACACGGGGATCGTGGAGGATTGTTGTTGTGATTATGAGACTGTTGATTCTATCAATGAGGAAGTGTTGCACCCCATACTACAAGAGCTTGTGACGACACCATTCTTTCGGTATTTCAAG GTTAAATTGTGGTGTGACTGCCCATTCTGGCCTGATGATGGGATGTGTCGTCTTCGAGATTGTAGTGTTTGTGAGTGCCCAGAGAATGAGTTTCCTGAGCCATTTAAGAAGCCTTTTCATGGGCTTCCAAGTGATGATCTGATTTGCCAGGAGGGAAAACCACAGGCTGCTGTAGACAGGACATTAGATAGCAAAGCTTTTCGGGGGTGGGTTGAGATTGACAATCCTTGGACTTATGATGATGAAACTGATAATG CCGAGATGACATATGTAAACCTCCAGCTAAACCCTGAACGTTACACTGGCTATGTCGGTCCATCAGCTAGGCGAATATGGGATGCTATTTACACGGAAAATTGCCCGAAAT ATCCAACAGGAGATTTTTGCCCAGAGAAAAGAGTGCTATACAAGTTGATTTCAGGGTTGCATTCCTCAATTTCAGTGCACATAGCTTCTGATTACCTTCTTGATGAGGCTACCAACTTG TGGGGGCAAAATCTTGAGTTATTGTATGAACGCGTGTTAAGACACCCTGATCATGTGAAAAATCTATACTTCACTTTTCTCTTTGTTCTTCGAGCAGTGACGAAG GCTGCAGATTATCTAGAACAAGCTGAATATGACACTGGCAATTCAGAAGAAGACCTTAAAACACATTCATTGGTGAGGCAGCTACTCTACAACCCCAAGTTACGAGCTGCATGCCCACTGCCATTTGATGAAGCAAAGCTTTGGCAAGGCGAAAGTGGCCCTGAACTGAAGCAGGAAATTCAGAAGCAATTCAGAAACATAAG CGCATTGATGGATTGTGTTGGATGTGAAAAATGCCGTCTTTGGGGGAAACTACAAGTTCTGGGTCTTGGCACTGCATTGAAGATTCTTTTCTCTGTTGATGGCCAAAATCAATTGAATCAACCT TTGCAGCTGCAGCGAAATGAAGTGATTGCGCTAGGAAACCTTTTAAATAGACTGTCCGAATCCATTCAATTTGTCAGAGAAACAGGTCCAGCTGCTGAAAAAATAATGGAACGACAGGTTTCTTCACCATCAAGCAGAAGTATTTTGTAG
- the LOC120257524 gene encoding 60S ribosomal protein L17-like, with protein sequence MVKCLRESENPTNSSKAMGRGLRAHFKNTRGRAVVIGKLPLLKAKRYFDDVIAYEQAVSSTRYCRGVGCTALAKNHHPNGLRCWPVKSTR encoded by the exons ATG GTGAAGTGCTTGAGGGAATCCGAGAATCCCACCAACT CCTCGAAAGCCATGGGCCGTGGTCTCAGGGCTCACTTCAAG AACACCCGGGGTAGAGCTGTTGTAATAGGGAAGCTGCCTCTTTTGAAAGCTAAAAGGTATTTTGATGATGTGATAGCTTACGAACAAGCAGTTTCCTCCACTAGGTATTGCAGAGGCGTGGGTTGTACTGCTCTGGCTAAAAATCATCATCCAAATGGACTGCGGTGCTGGCCTGTAAAATCTACCAG GTGA
- the LOC120257505 gene encoding uncharacterized RNA methyltransferase pc1998, which yields MALSLRLPSLITAGVASRRRPPPPLSRTNPNQKSLLQGTSSSGNAALQCEHFQSCSGCSHEFALDRPSVLQEVNSFFEEHGVQDFSFENGRLWGWRCRAKLAVRGSPDSPLIGLYQEGSHNVVDIPLCKAHHPNINAAVNLLKQGITTLNIQPYDEDSGFGELRYAQMAVTTRNTSLPLAERYLKGKVQVSLVWNSRNEQSQNAEKLNSLMEFLWKNGGPNSNAHLIHSIWVNFQTSSTNIIFGNRWRHFLGERDFWEHVGGVDISLDPSSFGQANTQAFDSLLRKLQKYVPYGSSVTDLYAGAGIIGLSIASIRKCRSVKCVEINKESKQSFEKSLSRLLKSVDGSISWHNTDASIEPLHWLEGSDVVVVDPPRKGLDPSLVAALKAAACFSGKTSKSAQSSVLKVKEEKRPWILRARKAAVQMDSKTACDRSETWPQTLIYISCGWESFKEDCKSLLADKSWHLEKAHAFNFFPGTDSIEVLAVFKCGPRVAQKKKKGKKKTS from the exons ATGGCACTCTCTCTCCGTCTCCCTTCACTGATCACGGCCGGCGTCGCATCCCGCCGTCGTCCACCGCCTCCGCTCTCACGTACCAACCCTAACCAAAAATCCCTCCTTCAAGGAACTTCCTCCTCTGGCAACGCCGCGCTTCAGTGCGAGCATTTCCAATC GTGCTCGGGTTGCTCGCATGAATTTGCTCTGGATCGGCCTTCGGTACTGCAAGAAGTGAACAGTTTCTTCGAGGAGCACGGTGTGCAGGATTTCAGCTTCGAGAACGGTCGTCTGTGGGGATGGCGATGCCGTGCTAAGCTCGCCGTCCGAGGCTCGCCGGATAGTCCGCTCATTGGGCTCTATCAAGAGGGCTCTCATAATGTGGTAGATATTCCCCTCTGCAAAG CCCATCATCCAAATATCAATGCAGCAGTTAATCTCTTAAAACAAG GTATTACGACTTTGAATATTCAGCCATATGATGAAGATTCAGGATTTGGTGAACTGCGATATGCGCAG ATGGCTGTTACCACACGTAACACATCTCTCCCTTTAGCAGAACGGTATCTAAAAG GGAAAGTGCAAGTTTCATTGGTTTGGAATTCTAGAAATGAACAATCACAGAATGCTGAGAAGTTGAATTCCTTGATGGAA TTCTTGTGGAAAAATGGTGGACCAAACAGCAACGCTCATTTAATCCATTCCATATGGGTTAACTTTCAGACCTCAAGCACTAAT ATAATTTTTGGAAATAGGTGGAGACATTTTTTGGGGGAAAGGGATTTCTGGgaacatgttggtggggttGATATCTCCTTGGACCCATCAAGTTTTGGTCAGGCAAATACACAG GCTTTTGATTCCTTACTGAGAAAATTGCAAAAGTATGTTCCCTATGGGTCATCTGTTACTGATTTATATGCTGGGGCTGGTATTATTGGATTATCTATAGCTTCAATAAGGAAATGCAG GTCAGTCAAATGTGTTGAGATCAATAAAGAATCTAAACAATCTTTTGAGAAGTCATTGAGCCGTTTACTGAAGAGTGTGGATGGTAGCATCAGTTGGCATAACACAGATGCATCAATT GAACCCCTTCATTGGCTGGAGGGATcagatgttgttgttgttgatcctCCGAGAAAAGGTTTGGACCCCTCTCTTGTTGCTGCATTAAAGGCTGCCGCATGTTTCAGTGGGAAAACTTCTAAGTCAGCTCAAAG TTCTGTTCTGAAggtgaaagaagaaaagaggccATGGATTTTAAGAGCAAGGAAAGCTGCAGTTCAAATGGACAGCAAAACAGCCTGTGATAGAAGTGAAACATGGCCTCAAACACTTATCTATATAAGCTGTGGATGGGAAAGCTTCAAAGAG GACTGCAAATCTTTGTTGGCTGATAAGTCTTGGCATTTAGAGAAAGCCCATGCTTTCAATTTTTTCCCGGGCACAGACAg CATTGAAGTTCTAGCTGTGTTTAAGTGCGGTCCCCGAGTAgctcagaagaagaaaaaagggaaaaagaagacTTCATAG
- the LOC120257517 gene encoding SNF1-related protein kinase regulatory subunit gamma-1 has translation MEESPRCSSPEAEVGMRVEDLWDSIQEPQLSPSEKLNSCFDSIPVSSFPPAPSSQVIDIPSDSSLAAAVDTLSKSKIISAPVRDVDAAEDASWIDKYIGIVEFAGIAVWLLHQSDAAAQKSVSGSADGLAKKVANVTLEASGQGSNGVSSDDVASETTDSEAAASMGGSFLETLTSSDFYKKTKVRDILGSFRWAPFLALQKSDSFLTMLLLLSKYRMKSLPVVDLGDGKIDNIITQSAVVHMLAECVGLHWFEDWGTKKLFELGLPIMKPSRLVKVSEDEPVLKAFQLMRRKGIGGLPVVEANGKKAIGNISIRDVQYLLTAPEIYKDYRSIRAKDFVSLVRSYLKEHEGTSPRLLGVITCKRIDTIKDIILKLDSYKIQRIYVVDDEDNLEGVITLRDIISKLVHEPRGYFGDFFDGVVPLPQNSRV, from the exons atggaggAGAGTCCCAGATGTTCCAGCCCGGAGGCTGAAGTGGGGATGCGAGTGGAGGACCTTTGGGATAGCATCCAAGAGCCCCAACTCAGTCCCTCTGAGAAGCTTAACTCTTGCTTTGACTCTATCCCTGTCTCCTCCTTTCCCCCTGCTCCTTCCTCCCAag TAATTGATATTCCATCAGATTCTAGTCTTGCTGCTGCTGTTGATACTTTGTCCAAGAGTAAAATCATTAGCGCACCTGTGAGGGATGTGGACGCGGCAGAAGATGCAAGCTGGATTGACAAATATATTGGCATCGTTGAGTTTGCTGGAATTGCTGTATGGCTTTTGCATCAG TCTGATGCTGCAGCTCAGAAGAGTGTAAGTGGTTCGGCAGATGGATTAGCCAAGAAGGTGGCCAATGTGACTCTGGAGGCGTCTGGACAAGGAAGCAATGGTGTTAGCAGTGATGATGTTGCCTCTGAGACAACTGACTCTGAAGCAGCAGCCTCGATGGGTGGGAGTTTTTTGGAAACTCTCACTTCTTCTGACTTTTATAAGAAAACTAAG GTTCGTGACATCTTGGGATCATTCCGGTGGGCGCCGTTTCTTGCCTTGCAGAAATCTGATTCATTTCTGACCATGCTGTTGCTACTATCAAAATATAGAATGAAGAGTCTTCCTGTGGTTGATCTTGGTGATGGGAAAATCGACAACATCATCACACAGTCTGCTGTGGTTCACATGTTGGCGGAATGTGTTGGGCTTCACTGGTTTGAAGACTGGGGCACTAAGAAACTTTTTGAACTTGGCCTTCCTATAATGAAACCCAGCAGACTTGTTAAG gTGAGTGAGGACGAGCCAGTTCTAAAGGCCTTCCAATTGATGAGAAGGAAAGGAATTGGTGGGCTTCCGGTAGTTGAAGCAAACGGGAAGAAGGCAATAGGAAATATAAGCATTAGAGATGTTCAATATCTTTTAACAGCCCCAGAAATATACAAAGACTACAG GTCTATCAGAGCTAAGGATTTTGTCTCACTGGTAAGGAGTTATCTGAAAGAACACGAAGGAACTTCACCCCGGTTGCTTGGAGTGATTACCTGCAAGAGAATTGACACAATCAAAGACATCATTTTGAAACTAGACTCTTACAAAATACAGCGCATATACGTTGTAGATGACGAGGATAATTTAGAGGGAGTGATCACACTAAGAGATATAATCTCCAAGCTCGTCCATGAACCGCGGGGCTACTTTGGAGATTTCTTTGATGGTGTAGTTCCATTGCCTCAGAACAGCAGAGTCTAA
- the LOC120257503 gene encoding SWI/SNF complex component SNF12 homolog produces MASNNTNQPRPMGGGMMPGPVNPQTQSPMASSSPFQALFQTPPPMHPQSQHHSPFQLHIPSQSPNPSLSAPGMSGIPKRPPQKPPARPPAPAALPINMQAFKTGELTPAARRKKRKLPEKQLPDRVAALLPESALYTQLLEFEARVDAALTRKKVDIQESLKSPPTLQRTLRIYVFNTFANQTPRTPENKNTEPPTWSLKIVGRILEDGVDPDPVSGLPKPNPMYPKFSSFFKRITIALDPTLYPDNPTIIWEHARSPASHEGFEVKRKGDKEFTVSIRLDMNYNPEKFRLSPPLMEVLGIEVDTRARIIAGIWQYVKARKLQNPSDPSFFICDPPLKKVFGEDKLKFSLVSQKISQHLFPPQPIQFDHKIRLSGNGPVGNACYDVLVDVPFPLQKEMSAFLTNSEKHKEIEACDEVICASIKKIHEHRRRRAFFLGFSQSPVEFINALIASQSRDLKLVAGDAGRNAEKERRSDFYNQPWVEDAVIRYLNRKPAGGNDAPGST; encoded by the exons ATGGCGTCCAACAACACCAATCAACCCCGTCCGATGGGCGGTGGCATGATGCCGGGCCCTGTCAACCCTCAAACCCAGTCCCCGATGGCATCTTCCTCTCCATTCCAAGCTCTATTTCAAACCCCACCCCCAATGCACCCCCAGTCGCAGCATCACTCCCCGTTCCAGCTCCACATCCCCTCTCAATCCCCAAATCCTTCTCTTTCCGCCCCTGGCATGTCTGGCATTCCTAAACGCCCCCCTCAGAAGCCCCCTGCACGCCCCCCTGCTCCTGCCGCACTCCCTATCAACATGCAAGCCTTCAAGACCGGGGAGCTCACTCCTGCTGCACGGCGCAAGAAGCGCAAGCTCCCAGAGAAACAGCTACCCGATCGGGTGGCAGCTCTTCTCCCTGAGTCTGCACTGTATACGCAGTTGCTTGAGTTTGAGGCTCGTGTAGATGCGGCTCTTACCCGCAAGAAGGTTGACATCCAGGAATCCCTCAAAAGTCCTCCGACTCTGCAGAGAACCCTCCggatttatgttttcaatacaTTTGCTAACCAGACACCAAGAACACCGGAGAATAAGAATACTGAACCCCCAACTTGGTCACTGAAAATTGTGGGAAGGATATTGGAGGATGGAGTTGATCCTGATCCTGTGAGTGGGCTACCGAAACCGAACCCAATGTATCCCAAGTTCTCGTCTTTCTTCAAAAGAATCACCATTGCGTTGGACCCAACACTGTATCCAGATAACCCAACAATTATTTGGGAACATGCTAGATCTCCTGCATCTCATGAAGGATTTGAGGTTAAAAGAAAGGGGGATAAAGAGTTCACTGTCAGTATTCGGTTAGACATGAATTATAATCCTGAGAAGTTTAGGCTTTCACCACCTTTGATGGAAGTTCTTGGTATTGAAGTTGACACCCGTGCCAGGATTATAGCTGGGATATGGCAGTATGTGAAAGCGAGGAAGTTGCAGAATCCAAGTGACCCATCTTTCTTTATATGTGATCCCCCACTGaagaaggtttttggagaggatAAATTGAAGTTCTCTTTAGTGTCACAGAAAATTTCCCAACATTTGTTTCCGCCACAACCAATACAGTTTGATCATAAAATCAGACTTTCAGGAAATGGTCCTGTGGGCAATGCATGCTATGATGTCTTGGTGGATGTGCCTTTTCCATTGCAGAAGGAGATGTCAGCATTTCTTACAAACTCTGAGAAGCATAAAGAGATTGAGGCATGCGATGAAGTTATTTGtgcatcaattaagaaaattcaCGAGCATCGTAGGAGAAGAGCATTCTTCCTTGGGTTCAGCCAGTCTCCGGTTGAGTTTATAAATGCTTTGATTGCTTCACAAAGTCGGGACTTAAAACTTGTAGCTGGGGATGCAGGTCGTAATGCAGAAAAGGAACGCCGTTCAGACTTCTACAACCAACCATG GGTGGAAGATGCTGTTATCCGGTATTTAAATCGTAAACCAGCCGGTGGAAATGATGCTCCTGGTAGCACATGA
- the LOC120257509 gene encoding pentatricopeptide repeat-containing protein At1g79540: MRWPGLIPLFLPKPPSLLRSIPLSDPYLSSLSPHLSPSSISSALNLLPFPSAFRLFLWTSFHRHLRSFDSHNIIISTLVSSPDDSFPSAWQVLSDFHSSGNPVHPAAFTVLISAYSAAGLPEKAVETFSRMQDFGSRPNTFTYNTLLRVLIEKDVILLAMAVYNLMLKSDCRPNSASYGILIDGLCKAGKNEDALKLFDEMLQRCVPPNAVIYTVFLTSLCGAGKIEDAMRLLGTMKEKNCPPDDAVYNAMLSGFCKAGRIDEAFENLKAFQGDGFVLGLSGYSCLIDGLFRAERFEDACSYYKEMLTKSLVPDCVLYTIMIRGYLEAGRVDEAFSFLGEMTDKGVVPDTFCYNTLIKGLCDSGHLNRARSLRLEISKHNCFPDSATYTIMICGLCKEGMIHEAQEIFDEMGKHGCAPTVMTFNALINGLCKAGQLKKANYLFHKMEMGRNPSLFLRLSQGTNRVHDSHSLRKLVEDLCESGLVLKAYKLLRDIIDSGVVPDVVTYNILINGFCKEGDLNGALNLFKRLQLEGHMPDDVTYSTLIDGLLKVRRKEDSSLIYQHMLRNGYATSLSICATHMRTMCREKRVSQAVNFWLDHLLQDSALSDEKETIKLVQKQFEQEYLEEAIRTLIEMDQRRNAVNSFPYTIWLIGYCQAQAIDKALKIFSLLVEYKIDVTPPSCVLLINGLCRKGKLGSALNVMLYSLGKGYLFMQPVGNRLLKRLCIYNKKRAACELAKRMHLTGYDMDLYLRDTTKALLYN, from the coding sequence ATGAGATGGCCAGGATTGATACCCTTGTTCCTCCCCAAACCCCCCTCACTCCTCCGATCCATCCCTCTCTCCGACCCCTACCTCTCCTCTCTCTCCCCTCACCTCTCCCCCTCCTCCATCTCCTCCGCCCTCAACCTCCTCCCCTTCCCCTCCGCCTTCCGCCTCTTCCTCTGGACCTCCTTCCATCGCCATCTCCGCTCCTTCGACTCCCACAACATCATCATTTCCACTCTCGTTTCTTCACCTGACGACTCCTTCCCCTCCGCTTGGCAAGTTCTATCCGACTTCCACTCCTCCGGAAATCCCGTCCACCCTGCCGCCTTTACCGTCCTCATCTCCGCCTACTCTGCTGCTGGCCTTCCGGAGAAGGCTGTGGAGACCTTCTCTAGGATGCAGGATTTTGGCTCCCGCCCCAACACCTTCACTTACAATACTTTgttgagggttttgattgagaaagatGTCATCTTGCTCGCCATGGCTGTTTATAATCTCATGCTCAAGTCTGATTGCCGCCCGAATAGTGCTTCTTATGGGATTTTGATTGATGGTCTTTGTAAGGCTGGGAAGAATGAGGATGCGTTGaagttgtttgatgaaatgcttcaGCGATGTGTGCCACCCAATGCGGTTATTTATACTGTGTTTTTGACTTCCTTGTGTGGTGCTGGCAAGATTGAGGATGCAATGCGGCTGCTTGGGACCATGAAGGAGAAGAATTGCCCACCGGATGATGCAGTGTACAATGCGATGTTGAGTGGGTTCTGTAAGGCGGGTAGGATTGATGAGGCGTTTGAGAATTTGAAGGCTTTTCAGGGGGATGGTTTTGTTCTTGGATTGAGTGGATATAGTTGTTTGATCGATGGCTTGTTCCGGGCTGAGAGGTTTGAGGACGCATGCAGTTACTACAAGGAGATGTTGACGAAAAGTTTGGTGCCGGATTGTGTGTTGTATACAATCATGATAAGAGGGTACTTGGAGGCTGGGAGGGTTGATGAAGCTTTCAGTTTTCTCGGTGAGATGACTGACAAGGGTGTAGTTCCAGATACCTTTTGTTATAATACTTTGATCAAAGGTCTTTGTGATTCTGGCCATTTGAATAGAGCTCGTTCTCTGAGGTTGGAGATTTCAAAACATAATTGCTTTCCTGACTCAGCCACTTACACCATTATGATTTGTGGATTGTGCAAGGAAGGGATGATTCATGAGGCTCAAGAGATTTTTGATGAGATGGGGAAGCATGGGTGTGCCCCAACAGTCATGACTTTCAATGCGCTCATCAATGGGCTTTGCAAAGCTGGCCAGCTCAAAAAAGCTAACTATCTGTTTCATAAGATGGAGATGGGGAGAAATCCTTCCCTGTTTCTTCGGCTATCTCAAGGTACAAATCGTGTCCATGACAGTCATAGTCTCCGGAAATTGGTTGAAGATTTGTGCGAGTCTGGTCTTGTACTAAAGGCATATAAGCTTCTCCGTGATATCATAGATAGTGGAGTTGTACCTGATGTTGTCACATACAACATACTGATTAATGGCTTTTGTAAAGAAGGGGACCTCAATGGAGCTCTGAATCTCTTCAAGCGGCTTCAGCTTGAGGGGCACATGCCTGATGATGTTACATACAGCACACTTATTGATGGGCTACTAAAAGTTCGTCGGAAAGAGGATTCCTCATTGATTTATCAGCATATGTTGAGGAACGGATATGCCACTAGTTTGTCAATATGCGCTACCCATATGAGAACTATGTGTCGGGAGAAGAGAGTTTCACAAGCTGTGAACTTCTGGCTGGACCACCTCTTGCAAGATAGTGCCCTTTCTGATGAAAAGGAAACCATTAAACTTGTGCAAAAACAATTCGAGCAGGAATATCTAGAAGAAGCGATTAGAACCCTAATTGAGATGGATCAAAGGCGGAACGCTGTCAATTCATTTCCATACACAATTTGGCTCATTGGATACTGTCAAGCTCAAGCTATTGATAAAGCTCTCAAAATCTTCTCCCTTCTTGTTGAGTATAAAATTGATGTTACTCCCCCTAGTTGTGTACTCCTTATCAATGGCCTTTGTCGGAAGGGGAAACTGGGGTCAGCTTTAAATGTCATGCTTTATTCATTGGGTAAAGGTTACTTATTCATGCAGCCTGTTGGGAACCGGCTTCTTAAGAGACTCTGCATTTATAATAAGAAGAGAGCTGCATGTGAGCTTGCAAAGAGAATGCATCTTACAGGATATGACATGGATCTGTATCTTCGAGACACTACCAAAGCTCTGCTGTATAATTAA